From a region of the Malania oleifera isolate guangnan ecotype guangnan chromosome 12, ASM2987363v1, whole genome shotgun sequence genome:
- the LOC131144303 gene encoding large ribosomal subunit protein eL20 — protein sequence MVNYRFHQYHVVGRALPSEADEHPKIYRMKLWATNEVRSKSKFWYFLRKLKKVKKSNGQILAINEIFEKNPTKIKNYGIWLRYQSRTGYHNMYKEYRDTTLNGAVEQMYTEMASRHRVRYPCIQIIKTATIPAKLCKRESTKQFHNSKIKFPLISRVFRPPTRKLKTTYKASRPNLFM from the exons ATGGTCAATTACAGG TTCCACCAATACCACGTTGTGGGGAGGGCTCTGCCTTCGGAAGCAGATGAGCACCCCAAGATCTACAGGATGAAGCTTTGGGCCACCAACGAGGTTCGTTCCAAGTCCAAGTTCTG GTATTTCTTGAGGAAGCTGAAGAAGGTCAAGAAGAGCAATGGCCAAATTCTTGCTATCAATGAG ATTTTTGAGAAGAACCCTACAAAGATCAAGAATTATGGGATTTGGTTGCGTTATCAAAGCCGAACAGGTTATCACAACATGTACAAGGAGTACCGAGATACCACTTTGAACGGTGCTGTTGAACAAATGTACACTGAGATGGCTTCACGCCACAGGGTTAGATATCCATGTATCCAGATCATCAAGACTGCCACCATCCCAGCTAAACTTTGCAAGAGGGAGAGTACGAAGCAGTTCCACAACTCCAAAATCAAGTTCCCCCTAATTTCCAGGGTGTTTAGGCCACCCACTAGGAAGCTTAAGACCACATACAAAGCATCTAGGCCCAACTTGTTTATGTAA